TGGCGCCTTTGACCCACTGTGCGCCGCGCGAGCGGGAGAAGTAGGTGGCCTCCCGGGTCGCCAGGGTGCGCGCCAGCGCCGCATCGTCCATCCAGGCGACCATCAGCACGTCGCCGGTGCCGCGCTGCTGGACGACCGCGGTGAACAATCCGTCGGCGTTGCGTTTGAGCCGGGCCGCGATCGCGGGATCCAGGGTGCTCATCGCACGACGATCCCCTCGGCGGCCATCGCCGCCTTCACCTGCCCGATGGTGAGCTCACCGAAGTGGAAGACGCTGGCCGCCAGCACCGCGTCGGCGCCGGCGACCACCGCCGGGGCGAAATGCTCGGGCGCTCCGGCCCCGCCGCTGGCGATCACCGGCACCGCCACCGCGGCGCGCACCGCGCGCAGCATCGGCAGGTCGAAGCCGTTCTTGGTGCCGTCGGCGTCCATCGAGTTCAGCAGGATCTCCCCCACCCCCAACTCGGCGCCGCGCACCGCCCAGTCCACCGCGTCGATGCCGGTACCGCGGCGCCCGCCGTGGGTGGTGACCTCCCAGCCCGACGCGGTGGGGGCCTCGCCGGCCGGCACGCTGCGCGCGTCGACCGATAACACGATGCACTGGGAGCCGAACTGGGCGGCCAGCTCCGCCAGCAGCTCCGGGCGCGCGATGGCGGCGGTGTTCACCGA
This sequence is a window from Mycolicibacillus parakoreensis. Protein-coding genes within it:
- the hisI gene encoding phosphoribosyl-AMP cyclohydrolase gives rise to the protein MSTLDPAIAARLKRNADGLFTAVVQQRGTGDVLMVAWMDDAALARTLATREATYFSRSRGAQWVKGATSGNTQHVVSVRLDCDGDAVLLEVDQVGGACHTGDHSCFDADLLLGPE
- the hisF gene encoding imidazole glycerol phosphate synthase subunit HisF, translated to MTTETTKANDVAVRVIPCLDVDDGRVVKGVNFANLRDAGDPVELAARYDTEGADELTFLDVTASSSGRATMLDVVRHTAEQVFIPLTVGGGVRSVADVDALLRAGADKVSVNTAAIARPELLAELAAQFGSQCIVLSVDARSVPAGEAPTASGWEVTTHGGRRGTGIDAVDWAVRGAELGVGEILLNSMDADGTKNGFDLPMLRAVRAAVAVPVIASGGAGAPEHFAPAVVAGADAVLAASVFHFGELTIGQVKAAMAAEGIVVR